GACAGGGATGCACTTGCAGAGCTAATTATAACTTGAGTGCAAGAGTGAGCTTGTCTTCTGTTTGAATGGATGTCATGTCCTCTGGCCACAGCTTTTCTTGGGTTTTTTCATCAGCTCCTTCTATTTAAATCTGTTCCAGAGAATTGTGATGATTTGACCGAGCACTGTGTAAGGCCTTTATGTCaggaattataaaaaaacacacaacacgatTATTCCAGTTACATGTAACTTAATAACTTTATATGCATTTATGCAAGGCATgttcaaaaaaagacaaaaatcctATTCCTGCTGTGTTACACAGTTTAATACAGCAAATGTCAAAATGTATTACAGCAATGCTACACGAGCAGGTGTAGAGAATTAATTTGCCGACCTCACTATATCTGGCAGGTCATTTACGTAAAGAAGTAAAgaagattcttttttttgccaTGAAGTGCATTATTCTACAAGCTGAATGATTGTACCATTAACTGAGGTGTTGACTATTTAACTTTATCTCCTTGTAGCATTTTCACCTCCTGTTTACTCACTGTGCTGTTGTTCTTTAACGTgactgtaaaatatgttttattcgtCTGAGTGTCGCTTTTTCCAAGATGAGTTCATTCAACATTTGCAATAAACCGATCAAGGTCTGAATGTGAAGGCTGAGGTATCGTTTTTTAATACCTGGAAAGATTAGGACTCTTGAACAATTTATTATCATGGAGGATTTTATACAGAAgacattataaatattattatgtaGTGAGCTAAATATTCAATTCATGACTGCGGTTGTTTACTTGTTCAGTCTTCTGcaaattatgttttcaggtttagatctaaaaaaaatctaactaaGGAGCGATTTTCTAGATCACTGACTTTATAAGGATGGAAAACTTGAGAGCTCCCCAAAAGTAAAGTGTCTTGGTCTCCCCGTAGTGTGCAGTGTAGATCATTATCCAATTATGTCATAGTCTGAGCTGAGGGCTCAAGCCTGCCCCTCtggacgaacctggattgatctgtacatggtcgctcactgctctgtgtgttctgcaccagatgggttaaaagcagaggttaaatttccctacaattgcatgagtgtgcctgtgcatctctgtgcatgtgtttgggataaataaatgtatcttaatagTATCTGTATGGTGCCTGTCAGTCTGAACTGAGGGAACAACCCTTCTTCTGATGGTGGTTGTCAGTCTAAAATGAGGGAATAAACCTCATGTTGAAGGTGCCTGTAGGTCTGAATTTAGGGAACAAACCTACTCTGTTAATGGTGCCTGTCAGTCTGAACTGAGGGAACACACTTCCTCCTCTCAAAGGTGCCTGTCAGTCTGAACTGAGGGAACATACCTCCGTTGATAGTGCCTGTCAGTCTAAACTGAGGGAACAAACATCTTATCAATGATGCCTGTCAGTCTAAACTGAGGGAACAAACCTCTGTTTGATGGTGCCTGTCAGTCTAAACTGAGGGAACAAACATCTTCTCAATGATGACTGTCAGTCTAAACTGAGGGAACAAACCTCCTCGCTTATGATTGGTGCCTGTCAGTCTAAACTGAGGGAACAAACCTCCTCTAAATGGTGCCTGTCAGTCTGAGCTGAGGGAACAAAAATCCTCCTCTAAAAGGTGCCTGTCAGTCTAAACTGAGGGAACAAACCTCAATTGATGGTGCCTGTCAGTCTAAACTGAGGGAACAAACATCTTCGCAATGATGCCTGTCAGTCTAAACTGCGGGAATAAACCTCCTCGCTAATGATTGGTGCCTGTCAGTCTAAACTGAGGGAACAAACCTCCTCTCTCAAAGGTGCCTGTCAGTCTGAACTGAGGGAACATACCTCCGTACATAGTGCCTGTCAGTCTAAACTGAGGGAACAAACATCTTATCAATGATGCCTGTCAGTCTAAACTGAGGGAACAAACCTCTGTTTGATGGTGCCTGTCAGTCTAAACTGAGGGAACAAACCTCCTCTCTCAAAGGTGCCTGTCAGTCTGAACTGAGGGAACATACCTCCGTTGATAGTGCCTGTCAGTCTAAACTGAGGGAACAAACATCTTATCAATGATGCCTGTCAGTCTAAACTGAGGGAACAAACCTCTGTTTGATGGTGCCTGTCAGTCTTAACTGAGGGAACAAACCTCCTCTTCTCAAAGGTGCCTGGCAGGCTAAACTGAGGGGACAAACTTCTATTGATGGTGCCTGTCAgactaaactgagggaacatAACATCTTCGCAATGGTGCCTGTCAGTCTAAACTGCGGGAATAAACCTCCTCGCTGATGATTGGTGCCTGGCAGTCTAAACTGAGGGAACAAACCTCCTACTCTTAATATTGCCTGTCAGTCTAAACTGAGGGACAAACCTCACTGGATGGTGCCTGTCAGTCTGAACTGAGGATACAACAGTCTCTGATCAGGTGACATaaacacaggtcacatgaccctcGGTGGTTTTCCAACATGGCGGccgggcagcagcagctgtctgtagcttctttcttcttcttcttttctggaGTTTTAACTTTTCCTCTCGGTCCAGAAAACAAACCCGGTCACGTGTGCGGCTACGAAGTGAGTTCCTcagtttttattaattatattttaacTCGTTTTAAAAGGTTTAAAATGTGAAGTTAGTTTAAACTGAAGTGAGTTTCACTTTCACTGATTCTGTTTGTAACAGGAACAGGAACTGAGGAAATAACGTTTAAATACATtggttttaatgtgtgtgtgtgtgtgtgtgtgtgtgtgtgtgtgtgtgtgtgtgtgtgtgtgtgtgtgtgtgtgtgtgtgtgtgtgtgtgtgtgtagtcatgTCATGTCACCAAACACAACATGCTGAACGTTCACCTGGTTCCTCACACACATGATGATGTCGGCTGGCTCAAGACTGTGGACCAGTATTACTATGGAggtcagaaacaacacacacactcacacagacacacacagatgttaatAGTGCACATGGGAAATCCCCTTCATTTTATCCCAGTGTCATTTATTGATCGTCCTGATAATAATCAgcagaactttttattttaaatcagagTTCAAAAACCCTTTGATGCAGATTATTCAGATTTGAACTTTAATCAGAAATGATCTTGGACAGAATGAAGGATGAAAATCACCTGTTGTGTCACATAGTAAACACTGTAGTTAACAGTTTAATAGTTTTACTGTGGTTCAGGCACGAGTTTGCATGTTTAAGTATCACGTGTCTTTTTATACTGAGAACGACCGcgtatatatacaaatacacatttataaacacatatatatacacataaaagATATTCTGAGATTCAGAGACAAACAGTTTTTATGAGTTGTTATGTTGTGTGTCAGGTGCAGCAGAAATTCAAGTACGTCTTTTATGAGTTcagacttttcttcttcttcaaactttgtgtgtgtgtgtgtgtgtgtgtgtatgtgtatgtgtatgtgtgtgtgtgtgtgtgcagaccgAAACGATATCCAGCATGCGGGGGTGCAGTACATCCTGGACTCGGTGGTGGATCAGCTGCTGAAGAACCCCGACAGGAGGTTCATCTACGTGGAGACGGCGTTCTTCTTCCGCTGGTGGAAGCAGCAGAGCTCCGGAGTCCAGCAGACGGTCACACAGCTGGTGAACCAAGGTGCGTGAACCTGAGTCTCCTGGTTCACCCTGGGAAGTCTTCAGTCTGtcacctgactcctcttcctcctcctcttcctcctcctcctcctccaggtcgtCTGGAGTTCGTGAACGGGGGCTGGTGCATGAGCGACGAGGCCACGACTCACTACAGCGCGGTGATCGACCAGATGACGTTGGGCCTGAGGTTCCTCAACGAGACGTTCGGGTCCTGTGGTCGACCCCGAGTCGCCTGGCACATCGACCCGTTCGGCCACGCCCGCGAACACGCCTCCATGTTTGCACAGGTGACTCAACAACAGACCGAGTTCTCTCCTGCCACCGGAGTTCTGACACGAGGAATAAACCGTTCACGTGTTTGTGCAGATTTTAGAGATTGATTGAGAATAATCTGAAATATCGTTTTACTTCCGAAGTGATAGAAGTAAACTTCTCAATAACACAGATTGTTTTTCATTCAGTGTGACAAAGTTGTAGCTGGAACTTTGTGACACTGGAAAAAGAGAAGTTAGCATCTAATAATAATCTCAATCAGACACTGGTCATGGAAACCAGCTGTTTACTTCTCCAGTATCTTTTAAGAGTTTAGATTTTTGCTTATTCCAATGAGATCATTTGTTTCTCTATTGGTTTTTATTCCTTTGCtaatttaaaacttttaaaatctTTTGATGTAACTCGTACAAACAGAATAAATTCATAGTTGTTACTTTTATCTAATGTGGTGAAGAtcatagatatagatataaaggctagatgtctcgtccgcgttgccggccaacggaatcgaacgtccgcacatggcggccatcttgccacaggtgGCTCGCCCAcacataacattgtgttggtagtggtacattcactttttaattaaaataaaataaaataattcttgatgtatatttgtaaagggaaatcttgtacctatatagaacattattctattttttgaAAATATCATTATTcctaagtatgcagtgtcataactacatctctgacatttataacaaaccaaaccgtttaaaaatcggttaaAAATTGAGCCAGTTATGTTTAtgttcgactccgttggccgagacatctagccttatttatatatctatggtGAAGATAGCGGAGCTCTAAAGACTAGCTTgtagctaagctaagctaagctaacggcTGTTTCCCTCCACTGGGACCTGTTTGTTTCGAGCAGATGGGATACGACGGCTTCTTCTTCGGTCGACTCGACTACCAGGACCGCGTCCGCAGGATGCTGGCGAAGGAGCAGGAGCTTCTGTGGCGAGCGTCCGACAGCCTCACGCCGCCGGCCGCTGATCTGTTCACCGGTAAACAAACCTCCATCACAAGCTGGAACTCCACGACTCTTCTCAAAGGAGAAGCTGACGGATAAGAAGGTTCTGGGACGGATTCCTGAGACGTGGTTATCAAACTCCTCTGACAAAGAAACGTGATTTATGTGAATTGATCTTTTGACCTTTGCCCCCCCCGACCCAACAGGAATCCTTCCCAACGGTTACAACCCTCCTGAGGGCTTCTGCTGGGACCAGTCCTGTGACGACCCCCCGATCAGAGACGACCCGGACCTGGAGGACTATAATGTGGACGAGGTGGTGAGGCGCTTCCTCGACACGGCCAACGATCAGGTCCGACTCACGTTCAGTGTTTTCTATTATAAACTCAattatttaacaaattaaagaaaagaagaaaaaggctCCACGAGAATCTTCCGACCCCAGATTTGACAAAAATGCTGAAAAGTAAAAACTGGATTCATCTTCTTTATGTTCTTTGGATGTTTTCTTCTCTCAGGCCACCGTGTACAAGACGAACCACATCATCATGACCATGGGCTCGGACTTCCAGTACGAGAACGCCAACCTGTGGTACAAGAACCTGGACAAGCTGATCCACCACGTCAACGCTCGGCAGGGCAACGGCAGCAAAGTCCACCTGCTCTACTCCACCCCCTCCTGTTACCTCCAGGAACTGCACCGAGCCAACCTCACCTGGTAGCAGCTTTTTAACGAGTTATACCTCAACGGTGCAAAGAGGTTTTCTCgtgagtttgttttttaatttctgcAACATGATCGTGTTTTCACCGCAGGGCTCTGAAGACGGACGACTTCTTCCCGTACGCAGACAGCGCTCATGATTTCTGGACCGGCTTCTTCACGAGCCGCCCGGCGCTGAAGCGCTACGAGCGGGTCAGCAACAGCAACCTGCAGGTGAACCTCCAACTCCTCTTTACCAGAGGAGAACTCTGGATTTACCCTCTGGTGCCAGGGACACTAAACTCTGAAGGTTCTGAGTTCACAGTGCAGTGAAGTTTCTCCCTGTTTCAGACGTGCAACCAGCTGGAGGTGCTCGGGGGTCCGGCCTCCAGGAAGGGGCCTCATGGGGAGGGGGAGAGTCAGACCATGAGTGAGAGCAGCTTCTTTAAGAAACACAGATATCCTTCATGTACACATGCACCCTGCTGATGGTcggcctcttctctctgtgacgAGGATCTTCTTTGTGTTGTGGTTGGCAGAGGAAGCCATGGCGGTGGCTCAGCACCACGATGCCGTGTCGGGCACCGAGAAGCAGCACGTGGCCAACGACTACGCCCGCAGGCTGGCTACCGGCTGGCAGCGCTGTCAGGTGCTTCAGGCTCCACCTCACAATCCTGTGTCCTGATCAGAAACTGTACCGTGGTTATTTCATGATATAGAAATCGGGAGAAACGTTGTGATATCAGCTGAGAGACCCGAACCTGGGATCATTCATTTCTgcacaatgggaggaagtggaaatgcctcgtccatctttatttacagtttatagTCCAAATAGTTTATATAAGTAGCTTAACAACGCTACTGTGTTACTGTATGAGTACTTTTCCCCCCTTAACTTGTAATGTAGCTTCTTATTCTCCAGCTGAAACTacttgttgtgttattttccaTGTTGTGTTTCCTTCAGCTCATGTTTGATTGTGTCTCCTCTCAGGTTGTGGTCAGTAACACTCTGGCTGCTCTGAGTCGATCGTCTGCTGAACGGATCTATTGTGACAACCtcaacatcagtgtgtgtcctctcactgCGTCCAGCAAacaggtgaaacacacaaacacacacaaacacacacacaagctgcattCGATCCTCTGTTGGACAAAATctcatctctctatctctctcatctgtctcatctctctctcatctgtctcatctctctctctctctctctctctctctctctctctctctctctctctctctctcagttctcagtcagtgtgtacaacCCTCTCGCTCGCCCCGTCACGTGGCCCGTCCGGCTGCCTGTGAACGGGGAATCGTACTCGGTGTCGGACGCTAAAGGCAAAGCTGTGGACTGTCAggttagtggggggggggggggggggcagcatttAGATATGAGATAGTTAAACACAAGATTTGATGATTAGTAGTGAGAATAACTTTTTAAACTCTTATTTTAGATTAGTCCATATTTCAGTATAATATAAAACGATTCCTTCAAATCATCAACTGTAATAATCCACATTAAAATCCGAGGTGACAGAATCCAGATGAGTTCTTTTAGCCACTTCGCTGCcgtcatgttgtttgtgtcattttattttgatagtcaCATCCTGTTGTTGAACTTAAAGACAAAGTAAAGATATAAAATGGAAACGTGACCGGATGTGTTTCCAGGTGGTTCCGGTGTCCAGAGCCACTCGAGAGCTGAGGAAGAACCGGGGCCACGCCGTCAACGAGCTGGTGTTCCAGGTTCAAGCTCCTCCTCTGGGCTACACCACCTACTCCGTGTCCCTGCTTCAGAACGGGCCTCCACCCGCCCCCCCCAGGCCCCGCACTCCGGCAGCCATCCAGAACAAGGTCAGAACACGGCTGCATTCAATTCCTTTCTTAGAAGATCTGACTGTACTTAGTTCTTCTTCAATCTACCTGTATGATTTTATAAGCTTTACATGCATGAAGTACGTTTTTTATATTCAAGTATTTGTTGCGTCCGTGTGCTCCAGTTCCTacgagtgacctttgacccggaCACCGGCCTCCTGAGCAGCCTCAGCAACCTGGAGACCAACCAGAGCATCAAGCTGACGCAGAACTTCTACTGGTTAGTGTTTCTCAAAACCTGAGA
This is a stretch of genomic DNA from Pleuronectes platessa chromosome 3, fPlePla1.1, whole genome shotgun sequence. It encodes these proteins:
- the man2b1 gene encoding lysosomal alpha-mannosidase, with amino-acid sequence MAAGQQQLSVASFFFFFSGVLTFPLGPENKPGHVCGYESCHVTKHNMLNVHLVPHTHDDVGWLKTVDQYYYGDRNDIQHAGVQYILDSVVDQLLKNPDRRFIYVETAFFFRWWKQQSSGVQQTVTQLVNQGRLEFVNGGWCMSDEATTHYSAVIDQMTLGLRFLNETFGSCGRPRVAWHIDPFGHAREHASMFAQMGYDGFFFGRLDYQDRVRRMLAKEQELLWRASDSLTPPAADLFTGILPNGYNPPEGFCWDQSCDDPPIRDDPDLEDYNVDEVVRRFLDTANDQATVYKTNHIIMTMGSDFQYENANLWYKNLDKLIHHVNARQGNGSKVHLLYSTPSCYLQELHRANLTWALKTDDFFPYADSAHDFWTGFFTSRPALKRYERVSNSNLQTCNQLEVLGGPASRKGPHGEGESQTMKEAMAVAQHHDAVSGTEKQHVANDYARRLATGWQRCQVVVSNTLAALSRSSAERIYCDNLNISVCPLTASSKQFSVSVYNPLARPVTWPVRLPVNGESYSVSDAKGKAVDCQVVPVSRATRELRKNRGHAVNELVFQVQAPPLGYTTYSVSLLQNGPPPAPPRPRTPAAIQNKFLRVTFDPDTGLLSSLSNLETNQSIKLTQNFYWYNASDGNNSESNQMSGAYIFRPNSSTPFIISRTAKTETVQTSVVQEVRQWFSPWASQVVRLYTDSRALELEWTVGPVPIDDSLGKEVITRLDTSIKTSGIFYTDSNGREVLQRRKDFRPTWSLKQSEPIAGNYYPINSRAFIKDDVDQLTVVTDRSQGGGSIQNGSLEIMLHRRLLYDDVRGVGEPLNETSDIFPQGLVVRGRLLLSLERPPAAADTHRPLAQEVVLQPLLTFTDGALSPDTRLEFSGLQAALPPAVHLLTLTQWDGDSVLLRLEHQFQIWESEVNSRPVTVNLQKLFSTLEVVGVSELNLSANQWKDEMKRYDWTPQTDKKPPLLKTFEDPSTWEVTLRPMEIRTFLLRVHLR